A single Elaeis guineensis isolate ETL-2024a chromosome 15, EG11, whole genome shotgun sequence DNA region contains:
- the LOC105058527 gene encoding uncharacterized protein yields MGPLTHPPAAAAAPHPRLLAEKALALLRHRRRLDSLAASFTPEAAAEALLLAQPHRSLTLAFLRWASPLPFFSASLRSQSLALLLLSRFRLFPSALSLARSLASHSPPPPVIHSVAAALPFLPPSPSPSAAFDLLIKSYASLGRVPDALSALSLTKGAGFAPATLSYNSILDAMFRSSRTPRNTIEEFLADISRSGVSLNVYSYNILIRGFCSWGVLDRGLVLLTEMEHAGCSPNVVTYNTLIDGHCKSGKVDSAFGLLKTMHEKGVQPNVVTYNAIINGLCREGRVKETGKLVDEMAREGFAPDAITYNTLVNGYCREGDVHKALVLHAEMAQKGVAPNVVTYTSLISAMCKAGNLARAMEFAKQMRERGLQLNEITFTTLIDGFAKKGFLDDALLLMKEMKESGILPSVVSYNALINGYCTLGRMDEALEIIREMEGDGLVPDVVTYSTLLSGYCKNGELEMAFQWNQEMVAKGVLPDAITYSSLIRGLCEVRRLDNAHELFEKMLNLGLHPDEFTYTTLIDGHCKEGDIKKALLLHDEMIKKGILPDVVTYNVLINGFRKVARTKEAKRLLFRLYYEESIPDNIAYDVLMDCCDKGEFKSVVSLLKGFCMKGLMNEADKVFESILERKWKPNEVVYSVLIHGHCRGGNVQKALDLYKEMILAGFVPNAISTISLIKGLSDEGMDEEMNHVIQTLLAGCMLTDAETSKVLVEVNHRDGNMEAVFNALTEMAKDGLLPNGG; encoded by the coding sequence ATGGGCCCCCTAACCCACCCACCGGCGGCCGCCGCCGCCCCCCACCCCCGCCTCCTTGCCGAGAAAGCCCTTGCGCTCCTCAGGCACCGCCGTCGCCTCGATTCCCTGGCTGCCTCGTTCACACCAGAGGCCGCTGCGGAGGCCCTCCTCCTTGCCCAGCCCCACCGCTCCCTCACCCTTGCGTTCCTGCGCTGGGCCTCCCCGCTCCCCTTCTTCTCCGCTTCCCTACGTTCCCAATCACtcgccctcctcctcctctcccgcTTCCGCCTCTTCCCCTCCGCCCTTTCCCTCGCCCGCAGCCTTGCTTCCCACTCCCCCCCGCCCCCCGTCATCCACTCCGTCGCCGCCGCCCTACCCTTCCTCCCCCCTTCCCCCTCCCCTTCCGCCGCCTTCGACCTCCTCATCAAGTCTTACGCCTCTCTGGGACGCGTTCCCGATGCTCTGTCCGCCCTTTCCCTCACCAAAGGCGCGGGCTTTGCCCCCGCCACCCTCTCCTACAACTCCATCCTTGACGCCATGTTCCGCTCCAGCCGGACCCCCCGCAACACCATCGAAGAATTCCTCGCCGACATCTCCCGGTCTGGGGTATCCTTGAACGTCTACTCCTACAACATCTTGATCCGTGGGTTTTGCTCTTGGGGCGTACTGGATCGGGGGCTAGTTCTGCTGACCGAGATGGAGCACGCCGGGTGTTCGCCAAATGTCGTCACGTACAACACTCTCATTGATGGGCACTGCAAGTCGGGGAAGGTCGACAGTGCGTTTGGGCTGCTGAAAACAATGCACGAAAAGGGAGTGCAGCCAAATGTGGTTACTTATAACGCGATTATTAATGGGTTGTGCCGGGAGGGCCGGGTGAAGGAGACGGGCAAACTGGTCGACGAAATGGCGAGAGAGGGATTTGCTCCTGATGCTATTACTTATAACACATTGGTGAATGGGTATTGCCGGGAAGGGGATGTTCATAAAGCTCTCGTCTTGCACGCCGAGATGGCTCAGAAAGGGGTGGCACCTAATGTTGTGACATATACTTCTCTAATTAGTGCAATGTGTAAGGCAGGCAACTTGGCAAGAGCAATGGAGTTTGCCAAACAGATGAGGGAGAGAGGGCTTCAGCTTAATGAGATTACTTTCACAACTTTGATTGATGGTTTTGCTAAAAAGGGGTTCTTGGATGATGCTCTCTTGCTCATGAAGGAGATGAAAGAAAGTGGGATTTTGCCATCTGTCGTGAGTTATAATGCTCTTATTAATGGATATTGTACTTTGGGAAGAATGGATGAAGCCTTGGAGATCATTCGAGAAATGGAGGGAGATGGGTTGGTGCCTGATGTAGTCACTTATAGTACGTTACTAAGTGGATACTGCAAGAATGGGGAGTTGGAGATGGCATTTCAGTGGAATCAAGAGATGGTTGCAAAGGGTGTGCTGCCTGATGCCATTACGTATTCTTCGCTTATTAGGGGTCTCTGTGAGGTGAGGAGACTGGACAATGCTCATGAGCtttttgagaagatgttgaattTGGGTTTACATCCTGATGAGTTCACCTACACAACACTGATTGATGGCCATTGCAAAGAAGGGGATATAAAGAAAGCTCTTCTTCTTCATGATGAGATGATAAAGAAAGGGATCCTTCCTGATGTCGTGACCTATAATGTGCTCATAAATGGCTTTAGAAAAGTGGCTCGTACAAAGGAAGCAAAAAGGCTGCTTTTTAGGCTATATTATGAGGAGTCTATTCCAGATAATATTGCATATGATGTGCTGATGGATTGTTGCGACAAGGGAGAATTCAAGAGTGTGGTGTCCCTTTTAAAGGGTTTTTGTATGAAAGGATTGATGAATGAAGCCGATAAGGTATTTGAATCAATACTAGAGAGGAAGTGGAAGCCTAATGAGGTTGTTTATAGTGTCTTGATTCATGGACACTGTAGAGGTGGAAACGTGCAGAAGGCACTTGACTTGTACAAGGAAATGATACTGGCTGGTTTTGTTCCTAATGCAATAAGCACTATTTCACTAATTAAAGGTCTTTCTGATGAGGGGATGGATGAGGAGATGAATCATGTTATTCAGACACTATTGGCAGGTTGTATGCTTACAGATGCTGAAACTTCAAAGGTACTTGTTGAAGTTAATCACAGGGATGGCAATATGGAGGCTGTGTTTAATGCCCTGACTGAGATGGCCAAGGATGGACTCCTGCCAAATGGTGGGTGA
- the LOC105058403 gene encoding PLAT domain-containing protein 3, with the protein MIPAANKGAILLFLFFPSLAIISHSSTPITINAVIGDNDVNQCVYTVYIRTGSIWKGGTGSVISLALAGTNSSGFAITDIKSWGGIMEVGHHYFERGNLDIFSGRGPCLETPPCWMNLTSDGTGSHHGWYCNYVEVTTTGPHMGCAQQLFTVEQWLADDTPPYQLYAARDYCSHAEEKAKIRDRTGRHVMHEA; encoded by the exons ATGATCCCTGCGGCCAACAAAGGTGCcatccttctcttcctcttcttcccctccttAGCCATCATCTCCCATTCCTCCACTCCCATCACTATAAAT GCCGTGATCGGCGATAATGATGTGAACCAGTGCGTGTATACAGTGTACATCAGGACGGGTTCCATCTGGAAGGGGGGCACGGGCTCGGTGATCAGCCTCGCCCTCGCCGGAACCAACAGCTCGGGCTTCGCGATCACGGACATCAAGTCCTGGGGTGGCATCATGGAGGTCGGCCACCACTACTTCGAGAGGGGCAACCTCGACATTTTCAGCGGCCGGGGACCGTGCCTTGAGACCCCACCGTGCTGGATGAATCTGACCTCAGATGGCACCGGGTCCCACCACGGGTGGTACTGCAACTACGTGGAGGTCACGACCACCGGTCCCCACATGGGGTGCGCCCAGCAGCTGTTCACCGTCGAGCAGTGGCTCGCCGACGACACCCCGCCCTACCAGCTTTACGCCGCCCGCGACTACTGCTCCCACGCCGAGGAGAAGGCCAAGATCCGCGATCGGACGGGCCGGCACGTGATGCACGAGGCGTGA
- the LOC140853990 gene encoding uncharacterized protein yields MAARTRGARLTSRGTANQPVERAPNAPATQVDIVGVCQVVAQLIQQQAQTAPRLTLSMESYYERFRRLNPPLFEGGSDPMAAETWIRKMEKMFDALQYPENVKVRLAVPMLKGNVEFWWTAIKAAYENNDDQLTWKKFKEIFYDQYVPGTMRLVKENEFLALKQKDDMTVLEYANKFNELGRFCPQLMEFERSKANRFEQDLRYGIRSCLSSHIFNNYKDVLERALKMESELKRADLERGDKKRPRSAENLKDQQKNFKNNNSDKKKESSSCSYCEKNHNGPCLKRIGACFLCGEKGHIARDCPNRKRDDFRPNKPVDQKQKGNARVFTLNQQEANTNDQVVTGTDGHTDRRLWPLRTQGKVVPYRRPPPDKVRS; encoded by the exons atggctgctaggacaagaggagcaagaTTGACGTCGCGGGGAACTGCCAATCAACCAGTTGAGCGGGCTCCTAACGCACCGGCCACTCAGGTGGACATTGTtggtgtatgtcaagtggtggctcagcttatccagCAACAGGCACAAACTGCTCCTCGactgacattatctatggagtcatactatgagagattcagaaggctcaacccacctctatttgagggtggatctgatcctatggctgcagagacatggattcgaaagatggaaaagatgtttgatgccctgcaataccctgagaatgtgaaagtccgattagccgttcctatgttaaaagggaatgtcgagttttggtggactgcaataaaagctgcctatgaAAATAATGATGATCAACTCACTtggaaaaaattcaaagagatattttatgatcagtacgttccggggacaatgagattggtaaaagaaaatgagtttctagccttaaagcaaaaggatgatatgacggtgttagaatatgctaacaaatttaatgagctaggccgcttctgcccccagcttatggagttcgaaagaagtaaagctaacagattcgaacaagatctaagatatggaattcgatcctgtctgtcttctcatattttcaataactacaaggatgtactggagcgagctttgaaaatggagtctgaattgaaaagagcagatctagaaagaggagataagaagagaccgagatcagcagaaaatctaaaggatcaacagaaaaatttcaaaaataataactctgataagaagaaagaatcttcatcctgctcttactgtgaaaaaaatcacaatggaccttgtctcaagaggataggagcatgcttcttatgtggtgagaaaggacatatagctcgtgattgcccaaataGAAAAAGAGATGACTTTAGACCTaacaaaccagttgatcaaaaaCAGAAAGGAAATGCACGAGTATTTACTTTAAACCAGCAGGAGGCCAATAcaaatgatcaagtggtgacag GCACCGACGGTCACAccgaccgccggctctggcctctccgaactcAGGGGAAGGTCGTCCCTTACCGCCGGCCACCGCCAGATAAGGTACGATCGTGA
- the LOC105058528 gene encoding LOW QUALITY PROTEIN: uncharacterized protein (The sequence of the model RefSeq protein was modified relative to this genomic sequence to represent the inferred CDS: inserted 5 bases in 4 codons; deleted 1 base in 1 codon), giving the protein MKGRVGGGGGGNGGXPTDLLVCLPSRHHLTLMPKPICSPSRPXRASKRRSSRSGNRGQASPLFKAKTKHMSSEIAEPTSSQGHCAGQIKVRSRPSPRGSRGKDWLSLVEDIERLHKHRKRPXWRQTLGIKKEIMQFLGAFRGLRFHMRCFGLFHGSVDCTTDEEDEDEEEEKEVDSSGSSNIFSKWFMVLEENQHRRYGKEVEEVKEEERDGTTFEEVAPPPNALLLMRCRSAPAKGWLEGEEATAKLIKEEEKERERLVLMSYAPDFFKXSTDIAKETWIVGSMDPLARNRSWKR; this is encoded by the exons ATGAAAGGAAGAGtaggaggaggtggaggagggaATGGAG CTCCAACAGACCTTCTGGTCTGCCTTCCCTCTAGACATCATCTGACACTGATGCCAAAGCCCATCTGTAGCCCATCTCGGCC CAGAGCCAGCAAGCGCCGGTCGTCGAGGTCCGGCAACCGGGGCCAGGCCAGCCCCCTCTTCAAGGCCAAGACCAAGCACATGAGCTCAGAGATCGCCGAGCCGACGTCCTCCCAAGGTCACTGCGCCGGCCAGATCAAGGTGAGGTCTCGGCCCAGTCCCAGAGGCAGCCGCGGCAAGGACTGGCTCTCACTTGTGGAGGACATAGAGAGGCTCCACAAGCACCGGAAGAGAC ACTGGCGTCAGACCCTTGGCATCAAGAAGGAAATCATGCAGTTCCTCGGAGCCTTCCGGGGACTCCGCTTC CATATGAGGTGCTTCGGCTTGTTCCATGGCTCGGTAGACTGCACCACCGATGAAGAAGATGAGGAcgaagaggaggagaaggaagtggaCAGCAGTGGCTCTAGTAATATATTCTCTAAGTGGTTTATGGTTCTAGAAGAGAACCAACATCGTAGATATGGGAAAGAAGTAGAGGaagtgaaagaagaagagagagatggTACTACTTTCGAGGAGGTTGCACCACCTCCAAACGCTCTATTGCTCATGAGGTGTCGATCGGCGCCAGCCAAAGGGTGGTTGGAGGGAGAGGAGGCGACTGCAAAATTGAtcaaggaggaggagaaagagagagagagattggtgcTGATGAGCTATGCCCCTGACTTCTTCA TCTCGACAGACATTGCAAAGGAGACTTGGATCGTTGGGAGCATGGATCCTTTAGCAAGGAATCGAAGCTGGAAGAGATAA